Proteins encoded by one window of Mesorhizobium sp. INR15:
- a CDS encoding HdeD family acid-resistance protein, with amino-acid sequence MTIHGDALKNAITQTRARWGWFVALGVLLLIFGGIAFGNLFIATVASVYVVGWLMLMAGIIEIVHAFGVKTWGRFFYWLLSGLLYAVAGFFAFDNPLLASTVLTFLLAIALVASGALRAWVGYSHRPEGGWGWVVAAGLISVLAGLVIAMGWPVNSLWVLGLFLAIDLIFQGWTFIALGLALKK; translated from the coding sequence ATGACCATACATGGCGACGCTCTGAAAAATGCGATCACCCAGACGCGGGCGAGATGGGGCTGGTTCGTCGCCCTTGGCGTGCTGCTTCTCATTTTCGGCGGCATCGCCTTTGGCAATCTGTTCATCGCCACCGTCGCATCGGTTTATGTCGTGGGATGGCTGATGTTGATGGCGGGCATCATCGAGATTGTACACGCCTTTGGCGTCAAGACCTGGGGGCGCTTCTTCTACTGGCTGCTCAGTGGCCTGCTCTATGCTGTCGCCGGGTTTTTCGCCTTCGACAACCCGCTGCTCGCCTCAACCGTGCTGACCTTCCTGCTGGCGATCGCCCTGGTCGCCTCCGGCGCTCTCAGGGCCTGGGTCGGTTACAGCCATCGGCCTGAAGGCGGCTGGGGCTGGGTCGTCGCCGCCGGCCTCATCAGCGTGCTGGCCGGCCTCGTCATTGCCATGGGCTGGCCAGTCAACAGCCTGTGGGTGCTGGGTCTGTTCCTGGCGATCGATCTGATCTTTCAGGGCTGGACGTTCATCGCGCTTGGCCTTGCGCTGAAGAAGTAG
- a CDS encoding bifunctional riboflavin kinase/FAD synthetase — protein sequence MESLQRTSARHVLATAPLPADLRGGVVAIGNFDGVHRGHQAVLERALAEARRRGAPALVLTFEPHPRKIFRPEQPLFVLTPPPMKARLLSLLDFAALVEQPFTREFAGLSAEAFVTDVLEKNLGIIHAVTGFDFHFGKDRQGGPAYLMAAGERHGFGVTLVDAFRDEGAEVVSSSRIRVLLSQGEVSEAAGLLGYRFTVESEVVGGQQLGRTLGFPTANMRLSPEASLKEGIYAVRFRRADGSLHDGVASFGRRPTVGDNGAPLLETFVFDFSGDLYGEVCEVSFFGFLRSEVKFDGLDALVVQMKRDEAEARALLAGVKPLSELDAAVAF from the coding sequence ATGGAAAGCTTGCAGCGCACTTCGGCCCGGCACGTTTTGGCAACCGCGCCGCTTCCGGCCGATCTGCGCGGTGGCGTGGTGGCGATCGGCAATTTCGACGGCGTGCATCGTGGCCATCAGGCGGTTCTCGAGCGGGCATTGGCCGAGGCCCGCAGGCGTGGCGCTCCAGCCCTGGTGCTGACCTTCGAACCGCATCCGCGAAAGATATTCCGGCCTGAACAGCCGCTGTTCGTGCTGACGCCGCCGCCAATGAAGGCGCGGCTGCTGTCGTTGCTGGATTTTGCCGCGCTCGTCGAACAGCCGTTCACGCGAGAATTCGCCGGCCTGTCGGCCGAGGCGTTCGTCACGGATGTGCTGGAGAAGAATCTCGGCATCATCCACGCCGTAACGGGTTTTGATTTCCATTTCGGCAAGGACCGCCAGGGCGGGCCGGCTTATCTCATGGCCGCCGGCGAACGCCACGGCTTTGGTGTCACGCTGGTTGATGCCTTCCGCGACGAGGGTGCCGAGGTGGTGTCGTCGAGCCGCATCCGCGTGTTGCTGTCGCAAGGCGAGGTATCCGAAGCGGCGGGCCTGCTTGGCTATCGCTTCACGGTCGAAAGCGAGGTCGTCGGCGGCCAGCAATTGGGAAGGACGCTTGGCTTTCCGACCGCGAACATGCGGCTTTCCCCGGAGGCCAGCCTGAAGGAAGGCATTTATGCCGTGCGCTTCCGGCGCGCCGATGGCTCGCTTCATGACGGCGTCGCCAGCTTCGGCCGCCGCCCGACCGTCGGTGACAATGGCGCGCCGTTGCTGGAAACCTTCGTCTTCGATTTCTCCGGCGATCTCTATGGCGAAGTCTGTGAAGTGTCGTTCTTCGGCTTCTTGCGGAGCGAAGTGAAGTTCGACGGTCTCGACGCGCTGGTGGTGCAAATGAAGCGCGACGAAGCCGAGGCAAGAGCGCTGCTTGCAGGCGTCAAGCCACTCTCCGAACTGGATGCGGCCGTTGCCTTTTGA
- a CDS encoding MipA/OmpV family protein produces MSLVGKISVVLATVMLGASGTAEAGEGGTLGWLSGDWYLTVGATGMVAPNFEGGKKYLLSASPIISLGKAGPAARFVSRNDNISLALVDDGGVRAGLTGKFLFSRDDGNADELKGLDPVRWGGEVGGFFEVYPTDWIRARAELRHGIRAHNGFVADIAVDAFYDVTPTVRISGGPRASFASAGYFDAYYGVNAQEAVASGLSQYDPGGGLKSIGLGGAVTWKISDPMTASLFGEYSRLEGPAADSSLVKERGDRNQFMIGVSTTYRFDFTM; encoded by the coding sequence ATGAGTTTGGTCGGGAAAATTTCCGTGGTTTTGGCCACTGTCATGTTGGGCGCGTCCGGCACGGCCGAAGCTGGCGAGGGCGGGACCTTGGGCTGGCTTTCCGGCGACTGGTATCTAACGGTCGGCGCCACCGGCATGGTCGCGCCGAACTTCGAGGGGGGTAAGAAATACCTGCTCAGCGCCTCGCCGATCATTTCCCTGGGCAAGGCCGGCCCAGCGGCCCGCTTCGTCTCGCGCAACGACAACATCTCGTTGGCGCTGGTCGATGATGGCGGCGTCCGTGCCGGTCTGACCGGCAAATTCCTCTTCTCACGCGACGACGGCAATGCCGACGAGCTGAAGGGCCTGGATCCGGTGCGTTGGGGCGGAGAAGTGGGTGGCTTCTTCGAGGTCTATCCAACGGACTGGATACGCGCGCGTGCTGAGTTGCGGCACGGTATCCGTGCCCATAACGGCTTTGTCGCTGACATCGCGGTTGACGCCTTCTACGATGTCACCCCGACGGTCAGGATCTCGGGAGGCCCGCGTGCGTCATTCGCGTCGGCGGGCTACTTCGATGCGTATTATGGCGTCAACGCGCAGGAGGCCGTGGCCTCCGGCCTCAGCCAGTATGATCCAGGCGGCGGCCTGAAATCGATTGGCCTCGGTGGCGCGGTAACCTGGAAGATCAGCGATCCCATGACCGCCAGCCTGTTTGGCGAGTACTCCCGCCTGGAAGGCCCGGCGGCCGATTCCAGCCTGGTCAAGGAGCGCGGCGACCGCAACCAGTTCATGATCGGCGTGTCGACCACCTATCGCTTCGACTTCACGATGTAG